One genomic region from Alteromonas pelagimontana encodes:
- a CDS encoding TonB-dependent receptor — translation MKASNPSRIPASPQFKPTLCALLVSLAFTAEAQTSSENPVQADQETVEKINVVGSRLQTTKAIATKLSTDKFVDSISEDEAASFAGENAAETLTSLPAITIQGNGETITNRFVTIRGINPDWNLTTLNDLNVATPNASSRSQYFDLFPSNLAKRIEVFKTFTASDQGGSIGGVTNFVSRRGSEFDKPIFIATGGVGFAEIDESVEDRKLPFNIDLTYASKLTEKLGVSVSASYNQRARSQPSTLPRSRSTTIDGITIPREYRLAFETTDIERVNLSTTVDYLLDESTTLWLAAGFNKTEFTKYHYKSDERITSGTYSIDPIDENTGYVTVDESTEDGVYGGAHFAEIATINTDSDMGFIQAGYEKLIGDLGFLEVKGSYSKATESRLDRYSLFFHTPERATFFYDKSNPSLPTIGLVETDGQTLDTFYAPEKYHLQNDQYNPRETDADMIDLALNYSWNTGKVADGLGFKVGAKYTTSDRSYDYNKHEYRTTDAGAEQFTLATIYVDPPNVPYPGMNSNRRAMFGDLGLRNSLISSHVSDANLFTLMTSDSNDYSSDYTLDETISSAYAKAEYNSDDFFAHAGLRYEDTDYSGTGYRLENGDWIASSLSNDYAKLLPSAGINYHLTDDLRLSATYSKTIARPDYVDLAPLGEVLDLSETGVGSITRSNPDLKPRSSNNYDVYADWVITDGLISAGYFYKDIKDEIITLREMDELTIDGQVYDMTISQKVNSQSARLSGFELNVMKELTFLPAPWDNLGVNINGTLMSGDFKVPDSSSRQDPGFLLTQPEKLANVAVYYSGELFDARIIYSYTGEKPVGFDVANEANDLIRLSRTDLSAKVRYFVNDNLELYASGTNLTSEDFTDVRPDGALYRYRNEGRNYKVGITYKF, via the coding sequence ATGAAAGCATCTAATCCGTCCAGGATCCCTGCGTCACCACAGTTCAAGCCAACGTTATGTGCGTTGCTCGTCAGCCTTGCTTTTACGGCCGAGGCTCAAACGTCAAGCGAGAATCCAGTACAAGCTGATCAGGAGACGGTGGAAAAAATTAATGTGGTGGGTAGTCGCTTGCAAACCACAAAAGCCATTGCAACCAAACTGTCGACTGACAAGTTTGTCGATTCAATTAGTGAAGACGAGGCTGCATCATTTGCCGGCGAAAATGCCGCAGAGACACTTACTTCCCTCCCCGCGATTACTATCCAGGGGAACGGTGAAACGATTACAAACAGATTTGTTACCATTCGCGGTATCAATCCAGATTGGAACTTAACCACTTTAAACGATCTGAATGTTGCAACCCCCAATGCGAGCAGCCGTTCTCAGTATTTTGATCTGTTTCCAAGCAATCTGGCTAAGCGTATCGAGGTCTTCAAAACGTTCACCGCCAGTGACCAGGGTGGTTCCATCGGCGGGGTAACTAACTTTGTATCTCGCCGTGGTTCAGAGTTTGACAAACCGATATTCATCGCAACAGGAGGTGTCGGATTTGCTGAAATCGATGAATCTGTAGAAGACCGTAAGCTGCCGTTCAATATTGATTTAACCTATGCTTCTAAGTTAACAGAAAAGCTCGGCGTTTCCGTTTCTGCATCATATAATCAAAGGGCGCGCTCGCAACCATCGACTTTGCCGCGTTCACGCAGCACAACGATTGATGGCATTACCATTCCCCGTGAGTATAGATTAGCCTTCGAAACCACCGACATTGAACGCGTTAACCTCAGCACAACTGTTGATTATTTATTAGATGAATCCACCACGCTCTGGCTGGCTGCCGGGTTTAATAAAACTGAGTTTACCAAATACCATTACAAGTCTGACGAGCGGATCACGTCCGGGACCTACAGCATTGATCCAATCGATGAAAATACCGGTTATGTCACCGTCGATGAAAGCACCGAAGATGGCGTATACGGCGGCGCACACTTTGCCGAGATCGCCACCATTAACACTGATTCAGATATGGGGTTTATCCAGGCGGGATACGAAAAGCTCATTGGGGACCTGGGATTTTTAGAAGTAAAAGGTAGCTACTCTAAGGCAACGGAAAGCCGATTGGACCGTTATAGTCTCTTTTTCCATACTCCGGAACGGGCGACTTTTTTCTACGATAAATCCAACCCCAGTTTGCCAACCATTGGATTGGTAGAAACCGATGGACAGACCCTCGATACCTTTTATGCGCCCGAAAAATACCATCTGCAAAACGATCAGTATAATCCGCGCGAAACTGATGCTGACATGATTGACTTAGCATTAAACTACAGTTGGAACACAGGTAAAGTCGCGGACGGACTTGGCTTTAAGGTTGGTGCAAAATACACCACTTCTGATCGCAGCTACGATTACAATAAACACGAATACCGTACTACTGATGCGGGCGCTGAACAGTTTACCCTAGCGACTATCTATGTGGATCCGCCTAATGTGCCCTATCCCGGTATGAACTCAAACAGGCGCGCGATGTTTGGAGATCTCGGTTTACGTAACAGTTTAATCAGCTCTCACGTGTCGGATGCCAATTTGTTCACCCTGATGACCTCCGACAGCAATGACTACTCAAGTGACTACACGCTTGATGAGACCATCAGCAGTGCATATGCAAAAGCTGAGTACAATAGTGATGATTTTTTTGCCCACGCCGGCCTGCGATATGAGGACACTGACTATTCCGGAACAGGGTACCGTTTGGAAAACGGCGATTGGATAGCATCCTCTCTGAGTAATGATTACGCTAAACTGCTGCCCTCAGCTGGCATTAATTATCATCTAACGGATGATCTGCGGCTTAGCGCTACTTATAGCAAAACCATTGCTCGTCCAGACTATGTTGATCTTGCCCCTCTAGGCGAGGTGCTGGACTTGAGTGAAACGGGCGTGGGCTCGATTACTCGCTCTAATCCTGACTTAAAACCCCGCTCATCTAACAACTATGATGTTTATGCTGATTGGGTCATTACCGACGGGCTTATCTCCGCAGGCTATTTCTACAAAGATATTAAAGACGAAATCATCACACTGCGTGAGATGGACGAACTTACTATAGATGGTCAGGTCTATGACATGACGATTTCCCAGAAAGTGAACTCCCAAAGCGCACGTCTCTCCGGCTTCGAACTTAATGTAATGAAAGAGCTGACCTTTTTACCGGCTCCATGGGACAACCTGGGGGTAAATATTAACGGCACGCTGATGTCTGGTGATTTTAAAGTACCTGACTCTTCAAGCCGTCAGGACCCGGGCTTCCTGCTCACTCAACCAGAAAAACTGGCGAACGTAGCTGTTTACTATTCCGGTGAGCTTTTTGATGCCAGAATTATTTACTCCTATACCGGCGAAAAACCCGTTGGCTTTGATGTCGCCAATGAAGCCAATGATCTTATTCGCCTGTCCCGAACCGATTTGTCTGCAAAGGTCCGCTACTTTGTAAACGACAACCTGGAACTGTATGCATCAGGCACCAATTTAACTTCTGAAGATTTCACCGACGTAAGGCCAGACGGCGCTTTATACCGCTATCGTAATGAAGGCCGCAACTACAAAGTAGGTATTACCTATAAGTTCTGA
- a CDS encoding ROK family transcriptional regulator, giving the protein MHHQPRNTPISGLESELNSSHKRVLEIIRRNKKATRAQIAKETGLSTQSLTRLTKQLMQLDLISEHSRVEGHRGQPAIYLTITEKRFCCVGVVFEHDRITVVLDDFNCKNILKFTEHGTFLSAARATKLAQDMLEKLFATIEDSITVLGIGVSISGFFMNIEGQICSQQDPVGWSQINFQAMFAERFNCPCFVENDGNAASIGFSQTQEGATFQSFFLLLFTLDVGGGFVFNGQLVDGAYGNAGEIAALFNSNASMPRPTIGSLQQYYSDAAAQPTDYGDIEKAIAKGDPIIESWTMSCVESMKYPLKAIQSLLDPEAIIFAGRLPDALQKKLSENIHIAAPSFGGLTAPKPTIYVSGGSNILELGVTSIPAFYFFNR; this is encoded by the coding sequence TTGCATCACCAACCTCGTAACACGCCTATTTCCGGACTCGAGTCGGAACTTAACAGCAGCCATAAGCGGGTGCTGGAAATTATTCGCCGTAATAAAAAAGCGACTCGAGCACAAATTGCTAAAGAGACCGGGCTGTCTACCCAATCGCTGACGCGTCTAACCAAGCAACTGATGCAACTAGATCTTATTTCAGAGCATTCCAGAGTTGAAGGACATCGGGGCCAGCCTGCGATTTACCTTACCATCACAGAGAAGCGCTTTTGCTGTGTGGGTGTGGTGTTTGAACACGACCGCATAACCGTTGTACTGGATGACTTCAATTGTAAAAATATTCTGAAATTTACCGAACACGGTACTTTTTTATCTGCCGCCAGGGCTACAAAGTTAGCTCAAGACATGCTCGAAAAACTATTCGCAACCATCGAAGATTCGATCACAGTACTAGGTATTGGCGTCTCGATCTCCGGTTTTTTTATGAATATTGAAGGACAAATTTGTTCTCAACAGGACCCTGTCGGATGGTCACAAATTAATTTCCAGGCTATGTTCGCTGAGCGTTTCAATTGCCCCTGTTTTGTGGAAAATGATGGTAACGCAGCGTCTATCGGCTTTTCCCAAACCCAAGAGGGGGCAACATTTCAGAGTTTCTTCCTATTATTGTTCACGCTGGATGTTGGTGGTGGGTTTGTATTTAATGGGCAGTTAGTAGACGGAGCTTATGGGAACGCTGGGGAAATAGCGGCTTTGTTTAACTCAAATGCAAGTATGCCACGACCTACTATTGGTTCCTTGCAACAATATTACAGCGATGCGGCCGCGCAGCCGACAGATTATGGTGATATTGAAAAAGCCATTGCAAAAGGTGACCCAATCATCGAATCCTGGACGATGTCCTGTGTTGAATCGATGAAATACCCCTTGAAGGCAATTCAAAGTCTGTTGGATCCCGAAGCCATTATCTTTGCCGGCAGATTACCTGACGCGCTACAGAAAAAATTGTCGGAGAATATTCACATTGCCGCACCATCCTTTGGCGGCCTGACTGCACCCAAGCCCACAATCTACGTATCGGGAGGCAGCAATATACTGGAGCTTGGCGTGACTTCTATTCCCGCGTTTTACTTCTTCAATCGGTAA
- a CDS encoding phosphodiester glycosidase family protein — MFYKMPAVIVLALAAAIPVFAKDFGLPDSLAGFSLTESDRIQLHPGLVFYSLSHSSGNDQYVLSGPLTSMQDASHQMVQVNAVLDTNKDSVFEAEVENAGAIGKDNFDVGYRLVVSGFANPVVAQQVLHDLGEHANKFTIHHHSSFPGTPANQQLSVLEVIPEKFRGSVQMKLAKDQVEGVEVVSEMVARTSAVAGVNGGFFVYKKALGVIGDPAGLAIINGQLISEAVAHRPALLIQQEPQLRFEVLPDVTTQLRLQAEGRSLPVNGINREPGKVFNCGFYKEASLVSSAHDTVCHSLDEIVVLTSDYGQLPDLSPLAAMAYIDHAGQIKPVSTFEKKALPEKHLLVIATGDKRQALTRFTASSDSATMEFEVFSNGELVTIDAGTSLINGGPTLLLNGAKPVDLWQQEGWSPLHAEGVLSQDEKDDIASDPVARGKRAVFFDGWVNKRHPRTAVGIAPDGTAYFVVAYGRDPTKSAGLTIYEMAQVLSDLGAVRAINLDGGGSSVMIVNGKATGMPSDRSGERAVADALLVLPPSED, encoded by the coding sequence ATGTTCTATAAAATGCCCGCAGTTATTGTGCTGGCACTTGCGGCGGCGATTCCTGTGTTTGCGAAGGACTTTGGATTGCCTGACAGCTTAGCTGGATTCAGCCTGACGGAATCGGATCGCATTCAACTGCATCCCGGTCTGGTGTTTTATTCACTCAGCCACTCTAGCGGTAATGATCAGTATGTTCTTTCCGGGCCTCTGACTTCAATGCAGGACGCGAGTCACCAGATGGTGCAAGTCAATGCTGTGCTAGATACCAACAAGGACAGTGTCTTTGAGGCAGAGGTAGAAAACGCCGGTGCCATTGGCAAAGACAATTTTGATGTTGGTTACAGATTAGTAGTAAGTGGTTTTGCAAACCCCGTGGTGGCGCAGCAGGTACTGCACGATCTGGGGGAGCATGCGAATAAATTCACCATACATCATCATTCTTCTTTCCCCGGAACGCCTGCTAACCAGCAGCTCAGTGTACTGGAAGTCATCCCCGAGAAGTTTCGCGGAAGCGTACAGATGAAGTTGGCTAAAGATCAGGTTGAAGGGGTCGAAGTGGTATCAGAAATGGTGGCGCGTACATCTGCTGTGGCAGGAGTTAACGGTGGCTTTTTTGTTTATAAAAAAGCACTTGGGGTCATTGGCGACCCTGCTGGTCTGGCGATTATTAATGGTCAGCTAATCAGCGAAGCAGTCGCCCATCGTCCAGCATTGCTAATTCAACAAGAACCGCAATTACGTTTTGAAGTGCTACCTGATGTAACTACTCAATTGCGCTTGCAGGCAGAGGGTCGCTCACTACCTGTAAATGGCATCAACAGGGAGCCCGGCAAAGTATTTAACTGCGGATTTTACAAAGAGGCGTCTTTGGTTTCATCAGCCCACGACACCGTGTGTCACAGCCTGGATGAAATAGTAGTACTTACTTCTGATTATGGTCAGTTACCAGACTTATCACCTTTGGCAGCAATGGCATATATCGATCATGCGGGGCAAATAAAACCAGTTTCAACTTTTGAAAAAAAAGCACTACCTGAAAAGCATCTTTTAGTTATTGCTACCGGAGATAAACGCCAGGCTTTAACCAGGTTCACCGCCAGCAGCGACAGCGCAACAATGGAATTCGAGGTGTTCAGTAATGGTGAGCTGGTAACTATCGACGCCGGTACATCGCTAATAAACGGCGGGCCGACGCTCCTATTGAACGGGGCAAAACCAGTTGATCTTTGGCAGCAGGAGGGTTGGTCTCCCTTACATGCAGAGGGTGTTCTAAGCCAGGATGAAAAAGACGATATTGCATCCGACCCGGTTGCCAGAGGCAAGAGGGCAGTATTTTTCGATGGTTGGGTAAATAAACGTCATCCAAGAACCGCGGTGGGCATAGCGCCTGACGGGACTGCATATTTTGTAGTCGCTTACGGTCGGGATCCAACAAAAAGCGCTGGGTTAACCATATATGAAATGGCGCAGGTACTTTCTGACTTAGGAGCCGTCCGGGCAATCAACCTGGATGGTGGAGGTTCAAGCGTGATGATTGTAAATGGAAAAGCGACCGGCATGCCCTCGGATCGCAGCGGTGAGCGGGCGGTCGCAGATGCACTGCTTGTTTTGCCGCCTTCAGAAGATTAA
- the nagK gene encoding N-acetylglucosamine kinase — MYYNSERLYLGIDGGGTKCKAVLIDDYHSILGIGVAGAGNPVYGLQKAKNSIVESALKALEAAQRNIPKLSGLQLNNIPAGLGLAGVNIPAFFSQIADWESPFHSQYLTTDLSVACLGAHNGTDGAVIVSGTGTCGFATVAGESFMLGGHGFPQGDKGSGAWFGMRAVQSVLLSMDRLGPQTRITHHLFNHLNTQSANDIISYVATKSPSKFAGLAHCVFQAAVEQDAIAQTILDEGVGYLENMADSLLAHDPPRLSFIGGMADTIKEFLSSELQEKLAKPIHPPEVGAALFAKNSIAK, encoded by the coding sequence ATGTATTACAATTCAGAACGCCTTTACCTGGGCATTGACGGCGGTGGAACGAAATGTAAAGCGGTGTTGATTGACGACTACCACAGTATCCTGGGTATAGGCGTTGCCGGTGCTGGTAATCCGGTTTATGGTTTGCAGAAGGCTAAGAACTCCATTGTTGAATCTGCGTTAAAAGCATTGGAAGCTGCGCAACGAAACATTCCAAAACTTAGTGGGCTGCAACTTAACAATATTCCTGCCGGCCTTGGTTTGGCCGGTGTCAATATTCCCGCATTTTTTTCTCAGATCGCAGACTGGGAGTCACCATTTCATTCGCAGTATCTCACTACGGATTTATCTGTTGCCTGTCTGGGGGCTCACAACGGTACAGATGGCGCAGTTATAGTATCAGGAACCGGAACATGTGGTTTCGCTACTGTCGCTGGAGAGTCCTTTATGTTAGGCGGCCATGGATTTCCGCAAGGCGATAAGGGCAGTGGCGCCTGGTTCGGAATGCGGGCGGTGCAGTCAGTATTGCTGTCTATGGATAGGCTGGGACCACAGACCAGAATTACCCATCATCTTTTTAATCACCTGAATACCCAAAGTGCCAATGACATTATTTCTTACGTTGCAACTAAATCCCCGTCTAAGTTTGCGGGCTTGGCGCATTGCGTATTTCAAGCTGCGGTAGAGCAGGATGCAATTGCTCAAACCATTCTGGATGAAGGTGTAGGTTATCTGGAGAACATGGCCGATAGCTTACTGGCACATGATCCACCCCGGCTTTCCTTCATCGGGGGGATGGCGGACACCATTAAAGAATTTTTATCTTCTGAACTTCAGGAGAAACTGGCAAAACCGATTCATCCGCCTGAAGTTGGGGCTGCCCTTTTTGCAAAAAACAGTATCGCGAAGTAG
- the nagB-II gene encoding glucosamine-6-phosphate deaminase NagB-II: protein MTQSIMEQEALQTASVVEHQIRRNIDVVERLVSHLKHLDPTMVMLIGRGSSDHAGVFAKYLIEVELNIPTFAAAPSVSSVFKQQLRLKGAVAIIISQSGRSPDIISQAEMAKAGGAYCIAIVNDESSPLAELVDAVIPICAGEEQSVAATKSFLGTLSALVHLVSVWSDNRTLYNEFQRLPGALVNAAADSVQLQPDDFASTTSLVVLGRGFGYAIAKEIALKMKEVCCIQAEAFSSAEFSHGPITLVSRGLTVLNCNIMDESYQSHATQVAEVKNRKATVLELNAASKKTHPRLLPLLVLQRFYIDVARISVSLGLNPDSPQGLKKVTETL, encoded by the coding sequence ATGACTCAATCAATAATGGAGCAGGAGGCGTTACAAACAGCCTCTGTAGTCGAGCACCAGATTAGACGTAATATAGACGTAGTGGAAAGACTGGTTAGTCACCTTAAACATCTTGATCCGACCATGGTGATGTTAATTGGCCGGGGATCGTCTGATCATGCCGGAGTGTTTGCAAAATATTTAATAGAAGTTGAATTAAACATACCAACTTTTGCTGCAGCCCCCTCCGTATCCAGCGTGTTTAAACAACAGCTTCGATTGAAAGGGGCTGTGGCAATTATTATCTCTCAATCCGGCCGCAGTCCCGACATTATTTCACAAGCTGAAATGGCGAAAGCCGGCGGAGCCTACTGTATTGCGATAGTAAATGATGAAAGCTCACCGTTGGCCGAACTGGTTGATGCAGTGATCCCCATTTGTGCAGGCGAAGAGCAGTCCGTGGCTGCCACCAAAAGCTTCCTGGGTACCCTGTCAGCATTAGTACACCTGGTATCAGTGTGGTCTGACAATCGCACGCTGTATAACGAGTTTCAACGTTTGCCAGGAGCATTAGTTAATGCTGCAGCAGACTCGGTCCAGTTACAACCTGACGATTTTGCTTCCACAACAAGTTTGGTTGTACTAGGACGTGGCTTTGGGTATGCCATAGCGAAAGAAATTGCGCTAAAAATGAAAGAGGTATGTTGTATCCAGGCGGAAGCCTTTAGTAGTGCTGAATTTTCTCATGGCCCCATCACGCTGGTCTCTCGCGGTTTAACTGTGTTGAACTGTAATATTATGGATGAAAGTTACCAGTCTCACGCAACGCAGGTGGCAGAAGTTAAAAACAGAAAAGCCACGGTATTAGAACTTAATGCTGCCAGCAAGAAAACTCACCCACGCCTTTTGCCACTATTAGTGTTACAGCGTTTTTATATAGATGTGGCACGAATATCTGTCAGTCTGGGGTTAAACCCCGATAGTCCCCAAGGGTTGAAGAAAGTCACTGAGACATTGTGA
- the nagA gene encoding N-acetylglucosamine-6-phosphate deacetylase: MSSDGILRIKTKSLFDGATTQTNVVMHINDGVVSAMEKNGSHFDVELEGLCVPGFVDVQVNGGGGVLFNDAPTVASIAAITSAHARYGTTGMLPTIITDDILKMEVAADAVAQALRRRIPGVLGIHFEGPHIAQAKKGAHSAQFIRSLSSAELDIFTRKDIGRVVVTLAPECVSEADIKRLTDAGVIVSLGHTNASFDCAQRAFEAGATGITHLFNAMSALTSREPGVTGAALLSDKTLCGLILDGHHVSAKTCQLALRAKPAGGIFLVTDAMPPVGSSVDRFEFFDREVYLVDGELRSTTGELAGSALNMVGAVKNCIHLLDLSLEEAIRMASLYPLMFLAGKSQLPIKPEPLITVGAPASFVQLTANRDVASTWIDGHQIYAANAR, translated from the coding sequence ATGAGCTCGGATGGCATTTTGAGAATAAAAACTAAATCACTCTTTGATGGCGCGACTACTCAAACAAATGTGGTAATGCATATTAATGATGGCGTAGTCAGCGCCATGGAGAAAAATGGCAGTCACTTTGATGTAGAACTGGAAGGATTGTGCGTACCTGGCTTTGTTGATGTGCAGGTTAACGGAGGTGGCGGTGTGTTATTTAATGATGCACCGACGGTCGCTTCGATAGCCGCGATTACCTCGGCGCACGCCAGATATGGTACCACAGGGATGTTACCTACGATTATCACTGATGACATCTTGAAAATGGAAGTTGCAGCGGATGCTGTGGCCCAGGCTCTCCGTCGACGAATCCCCGGTGTACTGGGTATTCATTTTGAAGGACCTCACATCGCGCAGGCTAAAAAGGGGGCTCACAGCGCACAGTTTATCCGCTCACTCTCGTCGGCCGAATTAGATATTTTTACACGTAAGGATATCGGAAGGGTAGTAGTTACCCTGGCACCTGAGTGTGTGAGCGAGGCAGATATAAAACGGTTGACCGACGCTGGGGTAATTGTCTCGCTGGGGCACACCAATGCCAGCTTTGATTGCGCCCAGCGTGCATTTGAAGCTGGTGCAACCGGAATTACTCATTTATTTAACGCCATGTCTGCGCTTACCAGTCGCGAGCCTGGAGTTACTGGTGCCGCGCTGCTTTCCGATAAGACATTGTGCGGTTTGATTCTGGATGGACACCATGTGTCAGCGAAAACTTGTCAGCTAGCGCTGAGAGCCAAACCTGCTGGTGGCATCTTTCTGGTTACTGACGCTATGCCTCCTGTTGGCTCATCCGTTGACCGGTTTGAATTCTTTGACCGGGAAGTTTATCTCGTTGATGGTGAGTTACGATCCACCACCGGTGAGTTGGCAGGCTCTGCCCTGAACATGGTAGGTGCAGTAAAAAACTGTATTCATCTCCTTGACCTTTCTCTTGAAGAAGCCATTCGAATGGCAAGCCTGTATCCCCTGATGTTTTTAGCGGGTAAAAGCCAGTTGCCAATAAAACCAGAGCCATTGATTACTGTAGGGGCGCCAGCTTCCTTTGTGCAGTTAACGGCAAATAGAGATGTGGCCTCAACCTGGATTGACGGTCACCAAATATACGCTGCAAACGCCAGATAA
- a CDS encoding sugar MFS transporter — MKFSNKTNIQSVISMTIIGILFFIFGFVTWLNGSLIPFLQIICELDEFEALLVTFSFYIAYTVMAYPMSMILSRSGYKNGMAIGLLIMSVGALLHIPAALSGIYSLFLLALFVLATGLTILQTASNPYLVYLGPEKSAAMRISIMGIVNKGAGVVVPIIFTALILSDIGDISKSYVMSLSDEQFLIYKETLSQKLIMPYTIMAGVLFVLIGLLKFAPLPEIQPTSDPSGSIATAEKKSSILNYPQAVLGAFALFAYVGVEVIAGDTIGLYGASLDVPNFSGLTSYTMFFMVIGYVLGIICIPRFISQQKALTLSAVAGSACIVGIITASPDSVSLSQLLWGWTGIPVLPNPVTWVALMGLAHALVWPSVWPLALKDLGQHSAQGSALLIMGISGGAILPLVFGKISSATGDLQLAYLVGLPCYLFILFYALRGHKIRRWPWSASTSSMGKR, encoded by the coding sequence ATGAAGTTTAGTAATAAAACCAATATCCAATCAGTTATTTCAATGACAATAATCGGCATCTTATTTTTTATTTTTGGCTTCGTCACATGGCTGAATGGCTCGCTTATTCCGTTTTTACAGATAATCTGTGAGCTCGATGAGTTTGAAGCATTACTGGTCACGTTTTCTTTTTATATTGCATACACAGTTATGGCCTATCCAATGTCCATGATCCTTTCTCGCTCTGGATACAAGAACGGGATGGCCATCGGGTTGTTGATTATGTCTGTGGGAGCCTTACTGCATATCCCTGCTGCTTTGAGCGGAATTTATTCGTTATTTTTACTGGCTTTATTTGTGCTGGCTACCGGCCTTACTATTCTACAGACTGCCTCTAACCCCTATCTGGTTTATCTTGGACCGGAAAAAAGTGCGGCAATGCGAATTAGTATTATGGGTATCGTAAATAAGGGCGCTGGAGTAGTTGTTCCTATTATATTTACGGCACTTATTTTATCTGACATTGGCGATATATCTAAAAGCTATGTGATGTCCTTATCGGATGAGCAATTTCTGATCTATAAAGAAACGCTCTCACAAAAGCTCATAATGCCTTATACCATAATGGCGGGAGTGTTATTTGTACTGATTGGATTACTAAAGTTTGCACCGTTACCTGAGATCCAGCCCACAAGTGATCCTAGCGGCAGTATTGCGACAGCCGAAAAGAAATCTTCAATTTTAAATTATCCTCAGGCAGTGCTGGGTGCTTTTGCATTATTTGCTTATGTGGGGGTTGAGGTAATCGCCGGCGATACGATAGGCTTGTATGGTGCATCACTGGATGTCCCTAATTTCTCCGGATTAACTTCCTATACCATGTTTTTTATGGTTATAGGTTATGTGCTTGGCATCATTTGTATTCCGCGTTTTATTTCACAACAAAAAGCGTTAACTCTTTCTGCAGTGGCAGGGAGTGCCTGCATCGTGGGGATTATTACAGCTTCGCCGGACTCAGTAAGTCTGTCTCAGTTACTGTGGGGCTGGACAGGAATTCCGGTATTGCCGAACCCGGTGACATGGGTCGCATTAATGGGGCTCGCTCACGCATTGGTCTGGCCATCCGTATGGCCCCTGGCTTTAAAAGATCTTGGGCAGCACTCAGCTCAGGGTTCTGCGCTCCTTATTATGGGAATATCCGGAGGGGCGATTTTGCCGCTGGTATTCGGTAAAATTTCATCCGCCACCGGCGACTTACAACTTGCATATCTTGTAGGCTTGCCGTGCTATTTGTTCATACTTTTCTATGCGCTGAGAGGCCATAAAATTCGCCGTTGGCCATGGTCTGCGAGTACGAGCTCAATGGGAAAGCGATAA
- a CDS encoding IS5 family transposase, translated as MGKAKNKISNWSKYNQALVNRGSITFWIDDKAIAAWHCETHHGGRGRGFQFSNTAIETALTIKAVFSLPLRATEGFLNSVFALMKLPCRSPGYSCLSKRAKTVEINYKCRSRGPVAHVVVDATGLKIYGEGEWHAHKHGREKRRRWRKLHVAVNSDTHEVIAAQMSMENVGDNQVLPSLLNPLRRRIDQLSADGAYDTKGCHQLLMKKKVAASIPPRENAGFWQEGHPRNNAVKALKAGKLADWKQESGYHRRSLSETAMYRYKTLVSNRLSLRSHNAQVAEMMVGVKIMNRVIGLSVPVRQETD; from the coding sequence ATGGGCAAGGCAAAAAACAAGATATCCAATTGGTCGAAGTACAATCAGGCACTGGTTAATCGCGGCTCGATTACCTTCTGGATAGATGACAAAGCTATTGCTGCCTGGCACTGCGAAACACATCATGGTGGTCGGGGGCGAGGATTTCAGTTTTCGAATACTGCCATCGAAACGGCACTGACGATAAAAGCTGTGTTTAGTTTGCCTCTTAGAGCCACAGAAGGATTTCTGAATTCAGTGTTTGCCTTGATGAAACTGCCTTGCCGCTCTCCTGGTTACAGTTGCTTGAGCAAGCGAGCAAAGACGGTTGAGATTAATTATAAATGCCGCTCTCGTGGCCCTGTCGCCCACGTGGTCGTTGATGCCACAGGATTAAAGATCTATGGTGAAGGCGAATGGCATGCTCATAAACACGGAAGAGAGAAACGGCGGCGCTGGCGTAAACTACACGTCGCGGTGAACAGCGATACCCATGAAGTCATTGCCGCACAAATGAGTATGGAAAATGTGGGCGATAACCAAGTATTGCCCTCACTACTAAATCCGCTTCGGCGCAGAATAGATCAGCTCAGCGCCGACGGAGCCTATGATACCAAAGGCTGCCATCAGTTGTTGATGAAGAAAAAGGTAGCGGCCAGTATCCCGCCGCGAGAAAATGCAGGCTTCTGGCAAGAAGGTCATCCTCGTAACAATGCAGTGAAGGCACTCAAAGCGGGGAAACTGGCAGATTGGAAGCAGGAAAGCGGCTACCATCGTCGCTCCCTGTCAGAAACCGCGATGTACCGTTATAAAACCTTGGTCAGCAACCGATTAAGTCTGCGCAGTCATAATGCTCAGGTCGCGGAAATGATGGTGGGTGTTAAGATAATGAACAGGGTCATTGGGCTTAGTGTGCCTGTTCGTCAGGAAACTGATTAA